The following are from one region of the Noviherbaspirillum sedimenti genome:
- a CDS encoding peroxiredoxin: MSLHLGDTAPDFEQDSSIGKIKFYEWAGDSWVVLFSHPADFTPVCTTELGLTAKLKGEFDKRNVTAIALSVDPADKHKDWIKDIEETQQTVVGFPIIADADRKVSALYDMIHPNQSETATVRSLFVIDPQKKVRLTITYPMSTGRNFDEVLRVIDALQLTDKYTVATPGNWRDGDDVIIPLTVQDEEVIKQKYPKGYTAPRPYLRLTPQPNK, from the coding sequence ATGAGTTTGCATCTGGGCGATACCGCACCTGATTTCGAGCAGGATTCTTCTATCGGCAAAATCAAATTTTACGAGTGGGCTGGCGATTCGTGGGTGGTGCTGTTTTCCCACCCGGCCGATTTCACGCCGGTGTGCACCACCGAACTGGGCCTGACTGCCAAGCTCAAGGGCGAATTCGACAAGCGCAATGTCACGGCAATCGCCCTGTCGGTCGATCCGGCCGACAAGCACAAGGACTGGATCAAGGATATCGAGGAAACCCAGCAGACCGTGGTCGGCTTTCCCATTATTGCCGACGCTGACAGGAAGGTCTCCGCGCTGTATGACATGATCCACCCGAACCAGTCGGAAACTGCGACGGTGCGCTCGCTGTTCGTGATCGATCCGCAAAAGAAGGTGCGCCTGACCATCACTTACCCGATGAGCACCGGCCGCAATTTCGATGAAGTGTTGCGCGTGATCGATGCGCTGCAGTTGACCGACAAATATACGGTGGCTACGCCTGGCAATTGGCGCGATGGCGACGATGTGATCATCCCGCTGACGGTGCAGGACGAGGAAGTGATCAAGCAGAAGTATCCGAAAGGGTACACTGCGCCGCGCCCCTATCTGCGACTGACGCCGCAACCCAACAAATGA